Within Pseudomonas alloputida, the genomic segment TGTTCGTCCTGGTTGATGACCTTCAGACCTACCAACTGGTACCAGTAGTACTCGTCGGCAGCCAGGTTGGGCAAAAGGCTCCGCGGGATGCAGATTTCGTAACCGCTCAGAAGACGGGCTTCATCGCGATCGTCGAGACCTTTCAGCTTCACGACCAGGCCCTTTTGGGAGCCACGACCGCTGACCAGCTCGACCTGCTTTACCTTGCCTTCGTGCCGAAGCGTCCAGCGTGGATAATCCAACAGGTTTTCAATCGGATCGGTAAAGGAATACACCTTCACCTCGCCGCGAACGCCGTGAACCGAAAAAATCTTGCCAACGACGATGAGGTCGTCAGCCTTTTCTGGCGTCGCGTTCATACTATTCAGGCAGCGGCCTTGGCAGCTTCCTTCAGCAGCTGAGCAACACGCTCAGACGGCTGTGCACCCTGGCTCAGCCAGTAGGTGACGCGCTCTTGGTTGACCGACAGCTTAACTTCGGCGCCAGCAGCGATTGGGTTGAAGAAACCTACGCGCTCAACGAAACGGCCGTCACGGGCGTTACGCGAGTTGGTCACGGTCAGGTGGTAGAATGGGCGCTTTTTCGAGCCGCCACGGGCCAGACGAATGGTTACCATGTGAACATCGTTCCTATAGTCGGTGCTGCAGTTGATACAGCAGCTGGTACTGCAAATCTGAATGCCAAATAGGCACACGGGTGCCCAAAAGGCCGCATATTCTCGGGGAATACACGGACATTTGCAAATGACTTTTTCGGCAAGGCCTCGCCCTGCCGTCCAGATTTGCCGGTTGCGCCGCGAAATTCGCGGCTGTTGCCCCGCTACAGCGGGGGTTCTGGGCGCCTGCCCGACAAAAGGCAGGCACCCGGATCAGGGGTTACAGCTTTGGCATGCCGCCACCTGGCAGCATCCCACCGAGGCCGCGCATCATCTTGGCCATGCCGCCTTTGGCAGAAAACTTCTTCATCATCTTCTGCATCTGCTTGTGCTGCTTGATCAGCCGGCCGATGTCCTGCACCTGGGTACCGGAACCCAACGCAATACGGCGCTTGCGCGAACCGCTGATCAGGTCAGGGTCGCGGCGCTCGGCCGGGGTCATGGAGTTGATGATCGCTTCCATCTGCTTGAACTGCTTTTCGGCCGCGCCCTGGGCGTTGCCCATTTGCGACAGGTTGACCCCGCCGATGCTCGGCAGCTTGTCCATCAGGCCGCCGAGGCCGCCCATGTTCTTCATTTGCTGCAGCTGGTCGCGGAAGTCTTCGAGGTCGAAGCCCTTGCCCTTCTTCAGTTTCTTGGCCAGCTTGTCGGCCTTGGCCTTGTCGATGGTCTGCTCGGCCTGCTCGATCAGGCTGAGCACGTCGCCCATGCCGAGGATGCGCGAAGCGACGCGGTCG encodes:
- the rimM gene encoding ribosome maturation factor RimM (Essential for efficient processing of 16S rRNA); the encoded protein is MNATPEKADDLIVVGKIFSVHGVRGEVKVYSFTDPIENLLDYPRWTLRHEGKVKQVELVSGRGSQKGLVVKLKGLDDRDEARLLSGYEICIPRSLLPNLAADEYYWYQLVGLKVINQDEQLFGKVDHLLETGANDVMVVKPCAGSLDDRERLLPYTEQCVLAIDLEAGVMRVEWDADF
- the rpsP gene encoding 30S ribosomal protein S16; this translates as MVTIRLARGGSKKRPFYHLTVTNSRNARDGRFVERVGFFNPIAAGAEVKLSVNQERVTYWLSQGAQPSERVAQLLKEAAKAAA